ATCTTGGACGTCTCAGCTGATTCTGCCACTCTTCCCCCAGACGCCCACGAGCCCGTTCGGGTCATAGACGGTGATGCTGTCCAGGTTCAGCTTGCGGGCGTAGCCGGCCATCGAGTTCTTGCACCAGTTGCAGGTTGGGCGGTCGGTGTGGACAACGGCGTTGCCGCCGCTGTAACCGCGGGTGGCAGCGGTGTGGACCATGTCGCCTTCCGCGTGGTCCATGAACGACGTCGCCGTCATCCCGTTGCCCTTGCCGGGATATGCCGCGTTCCGGTCTGCGAGCTGTCCGTTGATGCCGTAGATCGGGTCCCGATCGCCGTCGAACTCCATCTTCCCCAGCGTGTTCTTGATCCCCGATGTGCCCTTGCCCGCCGTTTTGGCGGCGTCATACAGCGCGTCTTCGGTGGCCACGCTGTTCATGTTCAGCTGGCCGCGCATGGAGGCCAGTTCGTTCTGGATGCCGACCGGGCAGCCGAACAGCCCGAGCGGGTCGCTCTCGATCAGCGGGTTAGGAACATAAGCGGTGTTGTTGGGTGCGGCGACGAGCCCGAGTGGGTCTGGTGAGCAGTAGGCGCCGGTCTCAGGGTCGTAGTACCGGTAGAGGTTGTAGAACAGGCCGCTCTCGTCGTCCCAGTACTGGCCGGGGAAGCCCAACGGGCATTCGGTGATGCTGTCCGGTGCGGCGATCCGCTCGCCGAATAGAGAGCGTGTCGTGTGCCATGCGAGCCGGCCGTCCGGGGTGACCAGTTCCATCGGCGTGCCGACTGCGTCGGCGACGATCGCGAAGAACTCCTCATCGATCCGCTCCTGTGGCGCGTCGGTGGCCCAGCTGCGCCGGGTCTGGGCCATTGGACGGAACCCGCCGGGTTCGTAGTCCCAGGTGAGCGATGTCTGGCAGCCGTCGGAGCCGATCCGCTGCTCCTCGGCGACCCGGGGACCGTCCCAGCAGAAGACGACGGTCTCCGCGACGGTCCCGTCAGAGTCGAGCCGGGTCTTGGCTACCCGGCGGCCCAGCGGGTCGTATGTGTAGGACCACGTGTCGCCGTCGGGACCGGTGAACCCGGTCAGATGGTTTTCCGCGTCCCACGTGTATGTCCATACCTTCCGCCCGCCCGACAGTGTGCGCCGGACCTTGCGGACGAGGCGTCCGTCAGAGTCGTGCTCGTAGGCCGTGCGGCGGTCTCGTACAATCCTCGTACCCTGATATTCGCGGTCCTCCGCTGTCTCGGCATGGCCGAGGTTCCCGAGCGCGTCGTAGGAGTACGCTTCCCGCCACGAAAGGGCCTCGACGCCGGTGACTCGTCCGGCGGCGTCGAGCCGGTAGATGCTGGTGCCGCGGAGCGCGTCGCGCACCTCGACCGGAATCCCGTCGGCACGGTAGGCGATACTCCGCGACTGGAGCGGCGAACGTTCGGTGTTGTACACAGCCGACAGGGCGTCCTGGCTCGAGTAGGCCCAGATGTTCTGTTCGGACAACCGTCCGACCGAGTCGTACGACTGGCTCAGCACCGCGCCCGGGCCAAGCAGCCGCAACGTCTCCTGTCCGGCCGCGTCGTATTGGAAGTTCAGCGATCCGGCGGTAGTCGCCATGCTTGCGGGGCGGCCGGACGCCTCATAGGCCCACCGGGTCGTGACGCCGCCTGGTGTGATCCGTTCGGTGCGCCGCCCGGTGGCGTCGTAGACGTTGACGAGCTTGCGGCCGTCGACAGACTCGGAGGTGATCCGCCCGGCCGCGTCGTGCTCGTATGCCAGCCGCACGCCGCCGCCGACCGCCTCGCGCAGGCGCCCGGCCGGGTCGTAGGCGTATCGGAAGATGTCGTCGCCGGTGTGACGTTCCACGACGTTGCCGCGCGCGTCGCGTATGAAGGAGATGGTGGCGCCGTTGGAGCCAGTGCGTGCCACGAGCCGCCCGGCGGCGTCGAGCTGGTAGGTCAGGGCCGTGCCGTCGAAGTCACGCTCGGCGATCAGATGGCCGACGGCGTCGTATTCGTAGCGCCACGTCAGTCCGGTGGGTCCGGTGACTCCGATCAGCCGTAGTTCGCTGTCGTAGGCGAACGTATAGCGGCTGCCGTCCGGATCGGTGCGGGCGATGAGCTTGTCGAAGGGGCCGTATTCAAACCGGGCGAGCGCCCCGGCCGGGGTGGTGTGCGACAGCAGGTTTCCCTCGGCGTCATACTCCCACCTCTGTTCGGTCCCGTCCGGCGCGGTCTCGCGCACAGGAAGGCCCACCGCGTCACGCTCGATCGTGGTGACCGCGCCGAGGGCGTCGACGTACTCGATGATCCTTCCGAACGCGTCGCGCCGGACCCGGACGGCGCCACCGGACGGTCCCATGGACTCGACAGGTAGACCGGCCTGGTCGCATCGGAACCGTTGTGCGGCACCAAGCGCATCGGTCGACTCCAGGAGCCGACCGTGCTCGTCGTAGCGGAATCCGCTGACAGCACCGCAGGGATCGATGACTGCGGTCAGCAGACCGCGGTCATCGTACTCATACCGCCAGACGGTGCCATCTGGGACCACGAGTTCGACCGGCTGACCGAAAGCGTTGTATCCGGCCCGGGTGACCGCGCCATCCGGCAGGGTGACGCTGAGCGGGTTCCCGGCCTCATCCCGGACGAACTCGATGGCATGCCCCACCTGGTCGACCCTGCGCAGCAGGTGCCCGCGGACGTCGGAGTGGAGCTCCTGGACGCCACCCAGGGGATCGGTGATCCGGTCGAGGTGGCCCTGCTCGTCGTGGCGGTACTCCGTCGTGTGGCCGAGGCTGTCGGTGACACTAGTCGTTCGCGTCTCATCGTCGTAGACGAACGACGCGGTGAGCACGCCGCCTTCGCTCGTGCCCCGCACCACGCGGCCGGTCTCGTCGTACTCGTACCTGTATGTGACGTCATTGCGGTCGATCCATGCGGTGACACGATCGCTGTCGTCGTACTCGTAGCGAAACGACCGGCCCGAGCCGTCGACGACGTCCGTCAGGCGGCCACGCTCGTCGTAGCCGAAGTGGCGGATGATTACGCCGTCCTCGGTGCCGTCCAGCAGCCGCATACAGGAGACCCGGCGCCCGCCGGTGGTCTCCGCGGTGTCGACGGCGACGCGGTAGCCGGCCAGCTCGACGCCGGTCGGTGTCCCGTCGTCGGTTCGCAAGAGGCTGATACGGTTACCGACGCGATCGGACATCGCAGTGAGGTCGCGGATCTGCCCGGCCTCGGAGTCGTGGTGGACGATGGCGAAGTGCCGGACGATCCCGGCGGCCGGATCGGCGATCCGGATCTCGTCGGCTTCCCGGTCCCATGTCAGCGGCCACGGCGCTCCGCGCGTCGGCAGGACCGACTCGCCGGGCGTGGGTATCGGGTAGTCCAGGACCTGGGCGTCGTCGCCGGCGAAGTGGATCCCGGCGGCGTTGATTGATATCCGCTGGTCGAGAGTCGACCCCCAGCCGGGCCCGAACAAGCGGCCGACCCCGTAGGCCGAGGCATACGAGCGCTGGAGGATCAAGGGGAGGACACCGGGCAGGACGAGATCCGTGTCGCCGGTGAGCATCTGGCCGGTGACCACGTCGACCGGGTCGCCGGCGGTAAATGCCTCCTTGTTCCCGCGGGCCCCGAGCCTCTCCAGCATCGGTCCGCCGAACTTCTCCAAAGCCTTGCCGCCGAGGAAGGTGGCGGCGAGCATGCCGGCGCCCATGAGGGCGTCGCCCCAGTGGCCTTGCATGGCGTCGCCGGCGATCTGCATGCCGGTGCCGACGAGGGCGATGATGTTGTCGGCTTCGGCAAGGGCGGCGGTGATGACGTCGACGCCGGGGATCCAGGAGGTGGCCAGGGCCAGCACGTCCAGGAACGGTGCGAGGTCGTTGGCGATCTCGGCGATTTTGCCGCCCCACTCGGACAGGTCCTCGGCGACGTGGTCCCACCAGGACTTGTTGTGGATGCCGTCGCCTTGGGCCTTACCAAGGGCACTCGCGCAGGTTTTGGCCGCGGTGATGCGGTCGTTGTAGGCGTCGTTGGCTTGCTTGGTCAGAGCAGCCATCTTCGTCTTGGCGTTGTTCAGGTTGGTCTGTGCGGTGTCATGCGCGGTTTGCGCATCGGTGACAGTCTTCTGATTCGGGTTGGCGGCCTGGTTCTGCTGCGCCGTCTTCAGATCCGATGCCGCGTTGTTGGCGGTGCTGGTGGCACGCTGCAGATCGGCGTGCGCGTCTTGGGCCTGGCGCAAGGCCGTGTCGGCTTTGGTCTGCGCGGCCTGAAGCTGCGGCGCATAGGCGGACAGCGCATCGGAAGCCTCGCTGTAGGACGTGTACAGCTTCTGCAACCGCCCCGGCAGCGGGCCGTACTGGTTCTTGAACGCATCAGCGGTCTGACCTATCCACTGCATCGCAGCAGTGTCAGAACCGAACGAGTTCAGGCTGCGGTAAGCAGCTTCCACATCGTGGGCGAAGTCCCCGAACTGCTTCGCCAAAGCCTGCACTGACTCCACCACACCAGGCGTCGGATCCCCATCCAAGCCAAGGATGTCCCAACCCGTTGGACGTGCCATCCCCCGAAACCTCCCCGTATCAGACACCCGTCCCCACCACAGTCGATCTTAGGCGTGGACGTTTCAGCAGGTTATCAGCGCAGATCCGCCAGAAGGACAGGAAATGGTCGAGGGGCACTGCCCGTGTCGTCCAGTCCATTGTGCGGCTGTCACCGTGCACTGAGTCTACAAAGACGTCCAGGCGGCCTGTAGCCCCTTAGCGCCAACTAACTACGGACGGTGCCGACTATTAGATTTGGTGATCGTAGGTTCGCATGGGGTGTCGCTGCCGATCGATTGGGGCTTGGTCTAGCCTTCTAACCAAGCGGTCGTAGGTTCGAATAGGGTTGTTGGTACTACGCGAACGAGGCTGGTCGGCGGGAACGAGTCGTGTGAGGCCGGCGGGTCCCGGTCCGGCTTTGTTCGAAGACTGTGCTAGACGACGCGGCATGGCCCGGCAGACCTTGACAGGGTCCGGGTACGGTCCGGGGACGGACGTCCCGGCATGGTCTGGTATCGCACGGTGCAATCGGATAGACTCGTGCATGAAGACTCTGCATAGGGTGCTGCTCAACTACACGGGTTGATAGCGAGCGTCATGAGTCAAGACCCTGGCCCTCGGATCTTCTAATCCGATGGTCGCAGGTTCGAATCCTGCCGGGGGCACTCGTTCAAACTCTTGTTCACCGAAGCTGAGCTGGGGTTTTTGTTTTCCCCGAGTCGAGTCGTCGCGACTCTTGGTGCGGGTGTTCGCGTCGCGGGCTCGAGTTTCGGGAAATGCAGAAGTGTCCGGGTACGGTCCGGGTACGGCCGTACCGACTCCGTACCTGATCTTGGTTGCGGGTTCGATTTTCATGGCGGTGGATGTCGCTTTGTGTCGTCCGGCCAGGCGGGTCGATTTGAAGGCCTGGGAAACGGTATTGCCAGGTCACGGGCAGTGCCTGAGTGCGTCGCGTGCTGCCGGACAACCCTGTGGCGTGGCAATCCGTGCCACACGGTCTCTACCGTCTTGGCAGAAGCGTCCGGGTACGGTCCGGGGACGGACTCGTATAACTGGCCCTGCCAAGCCAGGCATAGTTCGCGCGCGCTTCTGCGGGTCGAGCCGCAGCGGCTTGTGCCGCCGGCCGGTCCGGCGTCTCCGAGTGTTGTAAGACTGCGTGCTCTGCGATCCCGTACCTACTCAGCACCGGTCGTGCGGCGCGGTTCGCCACCACCACTGGTCCAGGCGGATTTCCGGGCCATAGGCGAAGTTTTCCCAGACTGACTGCAGCGGCTGGAGGCTTCCAAGTTCGGATCAGCCCTATATGGAAACAGCACAACCTCAGTCACCGTTCGGCGATCGGCTGGTGGCGAGCGTTGCCAGGGACTGGAACCCCGAACCCGCGGATTAAGAGAGGATCGCGCGAAGTCCGCTGGTTGGGGCTGTGTGTGCTGAACGTGTCAGCTGGGGAGATGGTCTAGGCCGACGTCGCGGGCTCGACCTCGGTACGAGTTCTCCAGCTCTTCCGGTGGATCAGCTCTCTCTTGAGGGTGGCGTTGACGGCCTCGGCCAGGGAGTTGTCGTAGGAGTCGGCCACGGAGCCGATGGTGCGGCGGGCCCCCGCACGCAACGACAGCCTGGCGCGAGCGTCAGGACCGTTGAGCGAGCTCCGCCTCGGTGGCCTATTCGGCTGTCAGGTCGCGGCACATGGCGTTCAGCCCGTCGCGCGCGTCGACTGGAACAGTGCCGTAGACGTGACCGGGCCGATGGCGACGAGGTGTCGTTCGAACAAGGTGTCCGGGGTGAAG
This portion of the Catenulispora sp. MAP5-51 genome encodes:
- a CDS encoding RHS repeat-associated core domain-containing protein; this encodes MARPTGWDILGLDGDPTPGVVESVQALAKQFGDFAHDVEAAYRSLNSFGSDTAAMQWIGQTADAFKNQYGPLPGRLQKLYTSYSEASDALSAYAPQLQAAQTKADTALRQAQDAHADLQRATSTANNAASDLKTAQQNQAANPNQKTVTDAQTAHDTAQTNLNNAKTKMAALTKQANDAYNDRITAAKTCASALGKAQGDGIHNKSWWDHVAEDLSEWGGKIAEIANDLAPFLDVLALATSWIPGVDVITAALAEADNIIALVGTGMQIAGDAMQGHWGDALMGAGMLAATFLGGKALEKFGGPMLERLGARGNKEAFTAGDPVDVVTGQMLTGDTDLVLPGVLPLILQRSYASAYGVGRLFGPGWGSTLDQRISINAAGIHFAGDDAQVLDYPIPTPGESVLPTRGAPWPLTWDREADEIRIADPAAGIVRHFAIVHHDSEAGQIRDLTAMSDRVGNRISLLRTDDGTPTGVELAGYRVAVDTAETTGGRRVSCMRLLDGTEDGVIIRHFGYDERGRLTDVVDGSGRSFRYEYDDSDRVTAWIDRNDVTYRYEYDETGRVVRGTSEGGVLTASFVYDDETRTTSVTDSLGHTTEYRHDEQGHLDRITDPLGGVQELHSDVRGHLLRRVDQVGHAIEFVRDEAGNPLSVTLPDGAVTRAGYNAFGQPVELVVPDGTVWRYEYDDRGLLTAVIDPCGAVSGFRYDEHGRLLESTDALGAAQRFRCDQAGLPVESMGPSGGAVRVRRDAFGRIIEYVDALGAVTTIERDAVGLPVRETAPDGTEQRWEYDAEGNLLSHTTPAGALARFEYGPFDKLIARTDPDGSRYTFAYDSELRLIGVTGPTGLTWRYEYDAVGHLIAERDFDGTALTYQLDAAGRLVARTGSNGATISFIRDARGNVVERHTGDDIFRYAYDPAGRLREAVGGGVRLAYEHDAAGRITSESVDGRKLVNVYDATGRRTERITPGGVTTRWAYEASGRPASMATTAGSLNFQYDAAGQETLRLLGPGAVLSQSYDSVGRLSEQNIWAYSSQDALSAVYNTERSPLQSRSIAYRADGIPVEVRDALRGTSIYRLDAAGRVTGVEALSWREAYSYDALGNLGHAETAEDREYQGTRIVRDRRTAYEHDSDGRLVRKVRRTLSGGRKVWTYTWDAENHLTGFTGPDGDTWSYTYDPLGRRVAKTRLDSDGTVAETVVFCWDGPRVAEEQRIGSDGCQTSLTWDYEPGGFRPMAQTRRSWATDAPQERIDEEFFAIVADAVGTPMELVTPDGRLAWHTTRSLFGERIAAPDSITECPLGFPGQYWDDESGLFYNLYRYYDPETGAYCSPDPLGLVAAPNNTAYVPNPLIESDPLGLFGCPVGIQNELASMRGQLNMNSVATEDALYDAAKTAGKGTSGIKNTLGKMEFDGDRDPIYGINGQLADRNAAYPGKGNGMTATSFMDHAEGDMVHTAATRGYSGGNAVVHTDRPTCNWCKNSMAGYARKLNLDSITVYDPNGLVGVWGKSGRIS